The following coding sequences are from one Neurospora crassa OR74A linkage group I, whole genome shotgun sequence window:
- a CDS encoding DUF907 domain-containing protein yields the protein MIRRKRTALGAFFAGLFMAQGVMGDDILKTVGFNICEQDAQVSVQRADITYNNADRTVVFNVAGTSNQVQNVTAHLSVTAYGMNIYDNTFNPCDEGTFVKQLCPVPAGSFSAKGSQVLTPEVASMIPPIAFQIPDIAAMAKLELLSKESGQNVACIQSEVTNGKTAAVPAVSYIAAGVAGAALILTGISAAGAAVAGSSAAAGSAGGAASSAGVGTISPSFTEVFGHFQGMAMNGMLSVSYPPVYRNFAKNFGFSTGIIPWAAMQTSIDDFRQKTGGNLTHNSFTFLRENATLVFPDNTTTTLHENKASSAPVKRAFTEFIRLAAREIETSVNLTDSSAANTTDSGNGTTTASDNTDSFRVAVKGIQSYVQQLSIPSANMFMTILLIVAIIIAAIVVGILLVKVVLEIWALFGSFPAKLSGFRRNYWISITRTITSLIMLLYGVWVLYCVFQFTQGDSWAAKLLAGLTLGLFTGILAFFSYKIWSTARELKKREGDVAGLYNDKNIWVRYSLFYESYRKDYWWIFVPTIVYMFSKSVVLAGADGSGMVQTIAQLTIEGLMLCLLIWSRPYERKSGNVINIMIQTVRVLSVVCILVFVEEFGIAQTTQTVTGVVLIAVQSTLTGILAILIVWNAINALCKANPHRQKRKEMEKLQQRDTLTPLDARNSLLLGRAKTADSTSTFSTLDKPYANHDEEKAILASRDSAAPPLPDLSLIPGPNQRTSTATTTAGPGPDVGNKAGSKLGRIQSGYTMSVYSDYSRSTTPFQYDGSAAPPMPQQPQQVQQQSSLGRMGSREQLTASPAPMGISNPPVNPMTRQPTVPNVGAAGTGYRGMPATNQGQAAQGQGPRPARSGSAPGMAPGQQGSGYQMRFQPQRPPRYGAGSQSAGSAVGGGGYGQQQQQRQGSQSSQGGYNGQQQQQRQGSQSSQGGYYGQQQQQQQQQGGPVYRPQY from the exons atGATCCGCAGGAAGCGGACGGCCCTCGGGGCCTTCTTCGCCGGGCTCTTCATGGCACAGGGAGTCATGGGCGACGACATTCTCAAGACGGTCGGCTTCAACATATGCGAGCAGGACGCCCAGGTTTCGGTACAAAGGGCTGATATCACCTACAACAACGCCGACAGGACCGTTGTTTTCAACGTGGCGGGAACGAGCAACCAAGTACAGAACGTCACGGCTCATCTTTCAGTGACGGCCTACGGGATGAACATCTACGACAACACGTTCAACCCTTGCGATGAGGGTACTTTTGTGAAGCAGCTATGCCCTG TCCCCGCTGGTTCCTTTTCCGCCAAAGGATCCCAGGTACTTACTCCAGAGGTAGCCAGCATGATACCGCCGATAGCCTTCCAGATCCCCGATATTGCCGCCATGGCCAAGCTCGAGCTGCTATCTAAGGAGTCTGGACAAAACGTCGCATGCATCCAGTCTGAAGTAACGAACGGTAAAACCGCCGCCGTCCCCGCCGTCTCCTATATCGCCGCCGGCGTGGCCGGCGCCGCCCTCATCTTGACCGGTATCTCGGCCGCTGGAGCTGCCGTTGCCGGAAGTAGCGCCGCCGCAGGCTcagcaggaggagctgcGAGTAGTGCCGGCGTGGGCACCATCAGCCCCAGCTTCACCGAAGTCTTTGGCCATTTCCAGGGCATGGCTATGAACGGCATGCTGTCTGTCAGCTACCCTCCCGTCTACCGCAACTTCGCCAAGAACTTTGGCTTTTCTACGGGCATCATCCCGTGGGCGGCCATGCAGACCTCCATTGACGACTTCCGCCAGAAGACGGGCGGAAACCTCACTCACAACAGCTTCACCTTCCTCCGGGAGAACGCCACGCTCGTCTTTcccgacaacaccaccaccacgcttCACGAGAACAAGGCTTCTTCCGCGCCCGTCAAGCGCGCCTTCACCGAGTTCATCCGCCTCGCCGCTCGCGAGATCGAGACCAGTGTCAACCTCACGGATTCCAGCGCAGCTAACACTACCGACTCCGGAAACGGAACCACAACCGCCTCCGACAACACCGACAGTTTCCGCGTCGCCGTCAAGGGCATCCAAAGCTACGTCCAGCAACTCTCCATCCCGTCCGCCAATATGTTCATGACGATCCTGCTCATCGTCGCCATCATTATCGCCGCCATTGTCGTCGGCATCCTGCTGGTGAAGGTCGTTCTCGAGATCTGGGCCCTCTTCGGCTCTTTCCCCGCCAAGCTCTCCGGTTTTCGCAGAAACTACTGGATCTCCATCACACGCACCATCACCTCGCTCATCATGCTTCTGTACGGCGTCTGGGTCTTGTATTGCGTCTTCCAGTTCACGCAGGGCGATTCCTGGGCGGCCAAGCTTCTTGCTGGCCTTACCCTCGGGCTCTTCACCGGTATTttggccttcttcagctACAAGATCTGGAGTACCGCGCGGGAGCTCAAGAAGCGCGAGGGCGATGTGGCAGGGCTCTACAATGACAAGAACATCTGGGTTCGGTACTCGCTTTTCTACGAGAGTTACAGGAAGGATTACTGGTGGATTTTCGTGCCGACTATCGTCTACATGTTCAGCAAGTCGGTCGTTCTCGCGGGGGCGGACGGGTCAGGCATGGTGCAGACGATTGCTCAGCTCACTATCGAGGGGCTGATGCTTTGTTTGCTGATCTGGAGCCGGCCGTACGAGAGGAAGAGTGGAAACGTGATCAACATCATGATTCAAACGGTCAGGGTCCTGTCGGTGGTCTGCATCCTGGTGTTTGTCGAGGAGTTTGGCATTGCGCAGACGACGCAGACGGTTACGGGCGTCGTGCTCATCGCGGTGCAGAGCACGCTGACGGGCATTCTGGCAATTCTGATTGTCTGGAATGCGATCAATGCTCTTTGCAAGGCGAACCCGCATCGgcagaagagaaaggagatGG AAAAGTTGCAACAGCGCGACACCCTCACCCCCCTCGACGCCCgcaactccctcctcctcggccgtgCCAAGACCGCCGACTCAACCTCCACCTTCTCGACCCTCGACAAGCCCTACGCGAACCACGACGAAGAAAAAGCCATCCTCGCCTCCCGCGACTCGgccgctcctcctctccccgaCCTCAGCCTCATCCCCGGCCCCAACCAACGCAcctccaccgccaccaccaccgctggCCCTGGACCGGACGTCGGTAACAAGGCTGGTTCCAAGCTCGGCAGAATCCAATCCGGCTACACCATGTCCGTCTACTCCGACTACTCCCGCTCCACCACCCCATTCCAATACGACGGTTCCGCCGCGCCCCCGATGCCTCAGCAGCCGCAACAGGTTCAACAGCAGTCATCACTAGGCAGGATGGGAAGTCGCGAGCAACTCACTGCCAGTCCCGCGCCCATGGGGATTTCGAATCCGCCTGTGAACCCAATGACTCGCCAGCCAACTGTCCCCAACGTCGGAGCAGCTGGTACTGGTTATCGCGGGATGCCTGCCACCAATCAGGGTCAGGCGGCACAGGGTCAAGGTCCGAGGCCGGCACGATCTGGGTCCGCACCGGGCATGGCTCCGGGACAACAAGGAAGTGGATACCAGATGCGGTTCCAGCCGCAACGGCCGCCGAGGTATGGAGCTGGTAGTCAGAGTGCTGGGAGCGCGGTGGGCGGGGGCGGTTatggacagcagcagcagcagcgacagGGAAGCCAGAGTAGCCAGGGAGGATATAATggtcaacagcagcagcagcggcagggAAGCCAGAGTAGCCAGGGGGGTTACTAcggccagcaacaacagcagcagcagcagcagggtgGACCGGTTTATAGGCCGCAGTACTAG
- a CDS encoding prefoldin subunit 2: protein MAQQPAAAKKQQDLQLQYTTYKNTLQQIAQKIGDVEQEAEEHKLVLETLDPLPADRKCFRMINGVLVERTVEDVIPALKTNAEGLKKVLNDLVKQYQNKQEELDKWKKKNNVQVVQS, encoded by the exons ATGGCTCAACAACCAGCAGCTGCGAAGAAGCAGCAAG ACCTTCAGCTTCAGTACACCACTTACAAGAACACTCTGCAACAAATTGCCCAGAAGATTGGCGATGTTGAGCAGGAGGCCGAAGAGCATAA ACTCGTCCTCGAAACCTTGGACCCTCTCCCGGCAGACCGCAAGTGCTTCCGCATGATCAATGGCGTCCTGGTCGAGAGGACGGTGGAGGACGTGATCCCCGCTTTGAAGACCAACGCCGAGGGTTTGAAGAAGGTTCTGAACGACTTGGTCAAGCAGTACCAGAACaagcaggaggagctggataAGTGGAAG aagaagaacaatgTCCAGGTTGTTCAGTCATGA
- a CDS encoding CCAAT-binding protein subunit HAP3, variant has translation MSDSPQSNSKDVEQGAPSPGEEPQMNDPQDPHSSGLNQYEFEVKEQDRWLPIANVARIMKNALPENAKIAKEAKECMQECVSEFISFITSEASEKCQQEKRKTVNGEDILFAMTSLGFENYAEALKIYLSKYRENQTNRSENQQNRPSSQGYGAPQGQNQPGQGGFSSNDLGGQQESGDASGYNLYGAQTGHNGGGAEGY, from the exons ATGTCCGACTCCCCCCAATCCAATTCAAAGGATGTCGAACAAGGTGCACCGTCACCCGGCGAGGAACCACAAATGAACGACCCTCAGGACCCACACTCGAGCGGGCTCAACCAGTATGAGTTCGAAGTCAAGGAACAGGACCGGTGGTTGCCCATAGCCAATG TCGCCCGCATTATGAAGAATGCGCTTCCCGAAAATGCAAAGATAGCCAAGGAGGCAAAGGAGTGCATGCAAGAGTGCGTGAGCGAGTTCATCTCGTTTATCACTAGCGAAG CTTCGGAAAAATGCCAGCAAGAAAAGCGCAAGACCGTAAACGGCGAGGACATCTTGTTCGCAATGACGTCCCTGGGATTCGAGAATTATGCCGAAGCTCTCAAGATTTATCTTTCCAAGTATAGAGAA aatcAGACAAATCGTAGCGAGAACCAGCAAAATCGACCCAGCAGCCAAGGCTACGGCGCGCCTCAGGGCCAGAACCAACCTGGACAAGGCGGGTTTTCCAGCAACGATCTCGGTGGCCAGCAAGAAAGTGGCGATGCTTCAGGCTACAACCTCTATGGCGCTCAGACAGGACACAACGGTGGCGGCGCTGAAGGGTACTAG
- a CDS encoding CCAAT-binding protein subunit HAP3, which yields MSDSPQSNSKDVEQGAPSPGEEPQMNDPQDPHSSGLNQYEFEVKEQDRWLPIANVARIMKNALPENAKIAKEAKECMQECVSEFISFITSEASEKCQQEKRKTVNGEDILFAMTSLGFENYAEALKIYLSKYREQNQTNRSENQQNRPSSQGYGAPQGQNQPGQGGFSSNDLGGQQESGDASGYNLYGAQTGHNGGGAEGY from the exons ATGTCCGACTCCCCCCAATCCAATTCAAAGGATGTCGAACAAGGTGCACCGTCACCCGGCGAGGAACCACAAATGAACGACCCTCAGGACCCACACTCGAGCGGGCTCAACCAGTATGAGTTCGAAGTCAAGGAACAGGACCGGTGGTTGCCCATAGCCAATG TCGCCCGCATTATGAAGAATGCGCTTCCCGAAAATGCAAAGATAGCCAAGGAGGCAAAGGAGTGCATGCAAGAGTGCGTGAGCGAGTTCATCTCGTTTATCACTAGCGAAG CTTCGGAAAAATGCCAGCAAGAAAAGCGCAAGACCGTAAACGGCGAGGACATCTTGTTCGCAATGACGTCCCTGGGATTCGAGAATTATGCCGAAGCTCTCAAGATTTATCTTTCCAAGTATAGAGAA cagaatcAGACAAATCGTAGCGAGAACCAGCAAAATCGACCCAGCAGCCAAGGCTACGGCGCGCCTCAGGGCCAGAACCAACCTGGACAAGGCGGGTTTTCCAGCAACGATCTCGGTGGCCAGCAAGAAAGTGGCGATGCTTCAGGCTACAACCTCTATGGCGCTCAGACAGGACACAACGGTGGCGGCGCTGAAGGGTACTAG